One stretch of Geoalkalibacter ferrihydriticus DSM 17813 DNA includes these proteins:
- the cysS gene encoding cysteine--tRNA ligase yields MSIRLFNTLTGRKEDFQPLDPGKVRMYVCGVTTYDYCHMGHARANIVFDIVYRYFRYRGFDVTYVRNYTDVDDKIIQRANERGIPSHELAEQFIRAFDEDMAALGLDLPTSQPKATEHIGDIIALVERLIERGMAYAAGGDVYFSVEKFPTYLKLSKRNLDEMQAGARIAPGEHKRHPMDFALWKAAKPGEPAWDSPWGPGRPGWHIECSAMSMAFLGESFDIHGGGKDLIFPHHDNEIAQSEAATGKPFAKYWMHNGFVNVNQEKMSKSLGNFFTIRTILEKFDPEVVRFFILTAHYRSPIDFSDQNLKEARAGLTRFYEALQAAAELLADLLASEAASNEGAQLEERFRAAMDDDFNSAQAIGHLFDAVRSLNRLLGEKKLRKSPEKLAALRDLHDALLRLGAVLGLFTSDPAAWLRRRNLDGLKELGLSPAEIEARIAERLEARAAKDFVRADQVRDELAAQGVQLLDSPQGTIWKVE; encoded by the coding sequence ATGAGCATCCGCCTCTTCAACACCCTCACCGGCCGTAAGGAAGATTTTCAGCCCCTTGATCCCGGCAAGGTCAGGATGTATGTCTGCGGCGTCACCACCTACGATTACTGCCACATGGGCCACGCCCGGGCCAATATCGTTTTCGACATCGTCTATCGCTACTTCCGCTATCGCGGCTTCGATGTGACCTACGTGCGCAACTACACCGACGTTGACGACAAGATCATCCAGCGCGCCAACGAGCGCGGCATCCCCAGCCACGAACTTGCCGAGCAATTCATCCGCGCCTTCGACGAAGACATGGCCGCGCTGGGTCTTGATCTGCCAACATCTCAGCCCAAGGCCACCGAGCACATCGGCGACATCATCGCCCTCGTCGAACGCCTTATCGAGCGCGGCATGGCCTATGCGGCGGGCGGCGACGTGTATTTCAGCGTTGAGAAATTTCCCACCTACCTCAAGCTTTCCAAGCGCAATCTCGATGAAATGCAGGCCGGCGCCCGCATCGCGCCCGGCGAGCACAAGCGCCATCCCATGGATTTCGCTTTGTGGAAGGCCGCCAAGCCCGGCGAGCCGGCCTGGGATTCACCCTGGGGCCCGGGCCGTCCCGGCTGGCACATCGAATGTTCGGCCATGAGCATGGCCTTTCTCGGTGAATCCTTCGATATTCACGGCGGCGGCAAGGATCTGATCTTTCCCCACCACGACAACGAAATCGCCCAGAGCGAGGCCGCGACGGGCAAGCCCTTCGCCAAGTACTGGATGCACAACGGCTTCGTCAACGTCAACCAAGAGAAGATGAGCAAATCCCTGGGCAATTTCTTTACCATCCGCACCATCCTCGAGAAGTTCGACCCCGAGGTGGTGCGCTTCTTCATCCTCACCGCCCATTACCGCTCGCCCATCGATTTTTCCGATCAGAACCTCAAAGAAGCGCGCGCCGGGCTGACCCGCTTTTACGAGGCCCTGCAGGCCGCGGCCGAGCTGCTTGCCGATTTGCTGGCAAGCGAAGCCGCCTCCAATGAAGGCGCCCAGCTTGAAGAGCGTTTTCGCGCGGCCATGGACGACGATTTCAACTCCGCCCAGGCCATCGGCCATCTCTTTGACGCAGTGCGTTCTCTCAACCGTCTTCTGGGCGAAAAAAAGCTGCGTAAGAGCCCGGAAAAATTGGCCGCCTTGCGTGACTTGCACGACGCACTCCTGCGCCTCGGCGCGGTTCTCGGGCTCTTCACGTCCGATCCGGCTGCCTGGCTGCGTCGCCGTAATCTCGACGGCCTCAAAGAATTGGGCCTCAGCCCCGCCGAGATTGAAGCGCGTATCGCTGAACGCCTTGAAGCCCGCGCCGCCAAGGATTTTGTCCGCGCCGACCAGGTTCGTGACGAGCTGGCCGCCCAGGGCGTGCAGCTCCTCGACAGTCCCCAGGGCACCATCTGGAAGGTGGAGTAG
- a CDS encoding TlpA family protein disulfide reductase: protein MKKVISRVLVFLLALLVFSVLPVAALERGDQAPDFTLKNLDDREVSLSDYRGRIVLLKLATTWCPTCKQQTDDILRVGELLAEHEVVVLEVFVQDSERMVRRYLRGKTFPMTFEALMDNGRAHRAYNVYLIPRMLILDRDHRVYHDGGQLFEEDLRRLVKEVAALPAGE from the coding sequence ATGAAAAAAGTTATTTCGCGCGTTCTCGTTTTCCTGCTCGCTCTGCTGGTGTTTTCGGTCCTGCCCGTCGCGGCGCTTGAGCGTGGCGACCAGGCTCCCGATTTCACCCTGAAGAATCTCGACGACCGCGAAGTCAGCCTGTCCGACTACCGCGGCCGCATTGTGTTGCTCAAGCTGGCCACCACCTGGTGTCCAACCTGCAAGCAGCAGACCGACGATATCCTGCGCGTGGGCGAGTTGCTGGCCGAGCACGAGGTGGTTGTTCTTGAAGTCTTTGTCCAGGACTCCGAACGCATGGTGCGGCGCTATCTGCGCGGCAAGACTTTTCCCATGACGTTCGAGGCGCTCATGGACAATGGGCGCGCTCACCGCGCCTACAATGTTTATCTGATCCCGCGCATGCTGATTCTCGACCGCGATCACCGCGTCTACCACGATGGCGGGCAGCTTTTCGAGGAAGACCTGCGGCGTCTGGTCAAGGAAGTCGCCGCTTTGCCCGCGGGCGAATAG
- the mce gene encoding methylmalonyl-CoA epimerase, giving the protein MTTKKISHVGIAVKSLDAAVPLYRDVLGMEFEGTEVVAEQKVKVAFFVSGESRIELLEATSPDSPVAKFIEKNGEGVHHLAYEVDDLKATLARLQTQGVRLIDSEPRRGAHGTAIAFLHPKATGGVLTELCQPAQG; this is encoded by the coding sequence ATGACCACCAAAAAAATCAGTCATGTCGGCATTGCCGTCAAAAGCCTCGATGCCGCCGTGCCCCTCTACCGAGACGTGCTCGGCATGGAATTCGAGGGCACCGAAGTCGTCGCCGAGCAAAAGGTTAAGGTCGCCTTCTTTGTTTCCGGTGAAAGCCGCATCGAGCTGCTTGAAGCGACCAGCCCCGACTCGCCCGTGGCCAAATTCATTGAAAAAAACGGCGAAGGTGTACACCATCTCGCCTACGAAGTCGATGATTTAAAAGCCACCCTTGCCCGGCTTCAGACTCAGGGAGTGCGTCTCATCGACAGTGAACCGCGCCGCGGCGCCCATGGCACTGCCATCGCTTTTCTGCACCCCAAGGCCACCGGCGGGGTGCTCACTGAATTATGCCAGCCCGCGCAAGGCTGA